From the genome of Bacteroides sp. MSB163, one region includes:
- a CDS encoding SbcC/MukB-like Walker B domain-containing protein gives MKLQKLTIKNLASIEDAVIDFENGPLSEESLFLICGETGAGKTTLLDAICLALYNETPRMERAENEKYRDVGQMFSSKKEDVAINDSRQLMRRNTNEAWTELEFIGSNEIPYTAKWYVARAHRKASGAIQDAKWTLENRKANLQITKKNEIKAEIQKAVGLNFEQFCRTTLLAQGDFTKFLQSKESEKSDILEKLTGTGIYSEIGAGIYAITKEKRIDYENQNRKLEGIHVLTEEEMAGINETIAALSTEINGNTGQKNIAALKRDWLKRNTELTLTQESQQRIWEVKKELLQSDDFRQKELLIKDWNHTADARNWLSSFKQQQRQQEINAEQTKSLKQNFIRLSSGCIWLKENMKEQQAKLILAEEYLQTHAPFLPMFEQSQSIITDLNAVLSSHSRISIYEKQIAELTRQQPAQEQERTNKENDFNLKNKENQIKQQEINQLNVQLDSMNRSALQEKKSTLEIIKENLQKAQNALIVLEEKKTSLATAEENEKSLETKLQTGKNQHEKLKNEFNTQKKAYDGLKELYDKQKEAVEEWAKEARARLSIGDMCPVCGQKIEALSKDEDFQSMLAPIRQSLEVKEKEYKEAEQALNSNRAEVKTYENMIASSRLATEKARKVHDTARTEAEEKCGRCSIPSISDNTKEILEKLFQENKQNLENVSTQLNEIQTLSNHISRLQHLKDEYQKAVEAARKAFDTADKNLTKLKNDITNKHSLAESEKDIVRTTLERVSPLILWEGWQTEWQTSPTAFIERLQKSAGHYKLAQNRQAELKATIALIDKELSSISATQELICTAFPEWRDLPAKEKMEIKNLGMAWNTLNSEAGGLKQNILSVRKNLDELQTNLTAFYTTYPDMDEARLIALSSYSNEQIEYLRSGQQKIREEEVAAQTAFRLTTGQLEEHQSKKPEMEEEEALESLDSLITALDEKITAGNQTLLRLKIQLEENEKNIARIKDEKKRADELREVYLKWDRLCHHFGDEKGKNFRNIAQSFVLKELLNGANFYLQRLTERYELECQAGSLTILLRDFYQGGAARPACTLSGGESFLVSLSLALGLSSLSRHSLSVDTLFIDEGFGTLSSDYLNTVMDTLEKLHQMGGKKVGIISHVEGLRERIKTQIQVKRIDNSRSEITTVRTL, from the coding sequence ATGAAACTTCAAAAACTGACTATAAAGAACCTGGCATCCATAGAAGATGCTGTCATTGATTTTGAGAACGGACCTTTGAGTGAAGAATCCCTGTTCCTGATCTGTGGTGAAACAGGTGCCGGCAAAACGACATTACTCGATGCCATTTGTCTGGCACTCTACAACGAAACGCCTCGAATGGAACGTGCGGAAAATGAAAAGTACCGGGATGTAGGACAAATGTTTTCTTCTAAAAAAGAAGATGTGGCAATAAACGACAGCCGCCAACTGATGCGCCGGAATACCAATGAAGCTTGGACAGAACTGGAATTTATCGGTTCAAATGAAATACCTTACACCGCTAAATGGTATGTGGCCCGTGCACATCGGAAAGCATCCGGTGCCATTCAGGATGCAAAGTGGACCTTGGAGAACCGTAAAGCCAACCTCCAGATCACCAAGAAAAACGAAATCAAGGCGGAAATACAAAAGGCCGTAGGACTAAACTTCGAGCAATTCTGCCGTACCACCCTGTTGGCTCAAGGAGATTTCACTAAATTCCTTCAAAGCAAAGAAAGTGAAAAATCGGATATTCTGGAAAAACTGACAGGTACCGGAATTTATTCTGAAATAGGTGCAGGAATTTATGCCATAACGAAAGAAAAACGCATAGACTATGAGAATCAGAACCGGAAACTGGAAGGAATCCATGTGCTGACTGAAGAAGAAATGGCCGGAATTAACGAAACAATAGCTGCGTTAAGTACCGAGATCAACGGAAATACCGGGCAAAAGAACATAGCGGCACTGAAACGTGACTGGCTGAAAAGAAATACTGAACTCACCCTTACTCAAGAAAGCCAACAGAGAATCTGGGAAGTGAAGAAAGAACTGTTGCAATCGGATGACTTCCGGCAGAAAGAGCTACTGATAAAGGATTGGAATCACACTGCGGATGCCCGCAATTGGCTCTCCTCTTTCAAACAGCAACAGCGGCAACAAGAAATCAATGCCGAACAAACCAAAAGTTTGAAGCAGAATTTCATCCGTCTCAGCAGTGGCTGCATTTGGCTGAAGGAAAACATGAAAGAGCAACAGGCAAAACTAATCCTTGCTGAAGAATATCTGCAAACTCATGCCCCGTTCCTGCCCATGTTCGAACAGAGCCAGTCTATCATCACCGATTTGAATGCGGTGCTCTCCTCCCATTCCCGTATCTCCATTTACGAGAAACAGATAGCGGAATTGACCCGGCAACAACCTGCCCAAGAGCAGGAACGCACAAATAAAGAGAATGACTTCAATCTGAAAAACAAAGAGAATCAGATTAAGCAACAGGAAATAAACCAACTGAATGTGCAGCTTGACTCCATGAACCGGAGCGCCTTGCAAGAAAAGAAGAGTACATTGGAGATTATCAAGGAGAATTTGCAGAAAGCTCAAAATGCTCTGATAGTATTGGAAGAAAAGAAGACATCTCTTGCCACTGCCGAGGAAAACGAGAAATCACTGGAAACGAAACTGCAAACCGGCAAGAACCAGCATGAGAAACTTAAAAACGAATTCAACACCCAAAAGAAAGCATACGATGGCCTTAAAGAGCTTTATGACAAACAAAAAGAGGCTGTGGAGGAATGGGCTAAAGAAGCCCGTGCCCGTCTATCTATAGGAGATATGTGTCCGGTATGCGGCCAGAAGATAGAGGCGCTCAGCAAGGACGAAGATTTTCAGTCGATGCTTGCCCCTATCCGGCAATCGCTGGAAGTAAAAGAGAAAGAATACAAGGAAGCGGAACAAGCTTTAAACAGTAACCGGGCAGAAGTCAAAACCTATGAAAATATGATAGCAAGCAGCCGTCTGGCAACAGAAAAAGCGCGGAAAGTTCATGATACTGCCCGAACGGAAGCAGAAGAGAAATGTGGTCGGTGCTCTATTCCAAGTATCTCCGACAATACCAAAGAAATACTGGAAAAGTTGTTTCAAGAGAATAAACAGAATCTGGAGAATGTCAGTACCCAACTGAATGAAATACAAACCCTCTCCAACCATATCTCCCGGCTGCAACATCTGAAAGACGAGTACCAGAAAGCAGTGGAAGCTGCCCGTAAGGCATTTGATACTGCCGACAAGAATCTGACAAAGCTGAAAAACGATATCACCAATAAACATTCACTGGCGGAAAGTGAAAAAGATATTGTCCGTACTACGCTGGAACGCGTCAGCCCACTGATTCTTTGGGAAGGTTGGCAAACCGAGTGGCAGACCTCCCCTACCGCTTTTATCGAACGCCTACAGAAATCCGCAGGGCATTATAAACTTGCACAGAACAGACAAGCGGAATTAAAAGCTACCATCGCCCTCATCGATAAAGAACTGAGCAGCATATCCGCCACCCAAGAACTGATCTGCACAGCTTTCCCCGAATGGAGGGATCTTCCGGCAAAGGAAAAAATGGAAATCAAGAATCTGGGAATGGCCTGGAATACGCTGAATTCTGAAGCCGGCGGACTGAAACAGAACATCCTGTCTGTCCGGAAGAATCTCGATGAGCTACAAACCAACCTGACAGCATTCTATACCACATATCCGGATATGGACGAAGCACGCCTCATCGCCCTTTCCTCCTACTCCAACGAGCAAATAGAATATCTGCGCAGCGGACAACAGAAGATTAGAGAAGAAGAAGTGGCAGCACAGACAGCCTTCAGACTCACAACCGGACAACTGGAAGAACACCAAAGTAAGAAGCCGGAAATGGAGGAAGAAGAAGCCCTCGAAAGTCTGGATAGCCTTATCACTGCTTTGGATGAAAAGATCACAGCAGGCAATCAGACCCTCTTACGACTGAAAATCCAATTGGAAGAGAATGAGAAAAACATTGCCCGGATAAAAGATGAGAAGAAACGTGCAGACGAGTTGCGGGAAGTTTACCTGAAATGGGATCGCCTTTGCCACCACTTTGGTGACGAGAAAGGAAAGAACTTCCGGAACATTGCCCAAAGTTTTGTACTGAAAGAATTGCTCAATGGAGCAAACTTCTACCTGCAACGCCTGACCGAACGTTACGAATTGGAATGTCAGGCGGGTTCGCTCACCATTCTGTTGCGTGATTTCTATCAGGGAGGTGCGGCACGTCCGGCCTGTACACTGTCCGGTGGAGAGAGTTTCCTGGTTTCCTTGTCATTGGCACTTGGTCTGTCTTCACTCAGCCGGCATAGCCTGTCGGTAGATACATTGTTCATTGATGAAGGTTTCGGAACCTTGAGCAGTGATTATCTGAACACAGTAATGGACACACTGGAGAAACTACACCAGATGGGCGGCAAGAAAGTGGGTATCATCAGCCATGTAGAAGGGCTGCGCGAGCGGATCAAGACCCAGATACAGGTGAAGCGAATTGATAATTCGAGAAGTGAAATCACAACAGTGAGGACACTATAA
- the map gene encoding type I methionyl aminopeptidase, translating into MKKFIKGVRFAPKNYSDEVEAKIQHYKKEGYKLPSRHLLRTEEQLAGIRESAKINTALLDYISANIREGMSTAEIDHMVYEFTTDHDAIPAPFMYEGFPKSVCTSINDVVCHGIPSTKEFLRSGDIVNVDVSTIYKGYFSDASRMYMIGEVKPEMQRLVQVAKECRDIGVQTAQPWARLGDVGAAIQEHAEKNGYSVVRDLCGHGVGIKFHEEPDVEHFGKRGTGMLIVPGMTFTIEPMINMGTYEVFIDEADGWTVCTDDGLPSAQWESMLLITENGNEILTE; encoded by the coding sequence ATGAAGAAGTTCATAAAAGGAGTCCGGTTTGCTCCTAAAAACTATTCCGACGAAGTAGAAGCGAAGATTCAACATTATAAAAAGGAAGGTTATAAACTACCGTCGCGCCACTTATTGCGCACCGAAGAACAATTGGCGGGTATCCGCGAAAGTGCCAAAATCAACACCGCGCTGCTGGATTATATTTCCGCAAACATCCGCGAAGGAATGTCCACTGCGGAAATTGACCACATGGTCTATGAGTTTACAACGGATCATGATGCAATACCTGCCCCTTTCATGTACGAAGGTTTCCCCAAAAGTGTATGTACAAGTATCAATGACGTGGTATGTCATGGCATCCCAAGCACGAAAGAGTTCCTGCGTAGCGGAGATATTGTGAATGTGGACGTTTCTACCATTTATAAAGGATATTTCTCGGATGCGTCACGAATGTATATGATTGGAGAAGTGAAACCGGAAATGCAACGCCTGGTACAGGTGGCAAAGGAATGCCGTGACATAGGCGTACAGACGGCACAGCCGTGGGCACGGCTTGGAGACGTCGGTGCAGCCATTCAGGAACATGCGGAGAAAAACGGATACAGTGTAGTACGCGACCTGTGCGGACACGGCGTAGGAATTAAGTTCCATGAAGAACCGGACGTTGAGCACTTCGGCAAACGCGGTACAGGTATGCTTATCGTTCCGGGAATGACATTCACCATCGAACCGATGATAAATATGGGAACCTACGAAGTCTTCATTGATGAAGCCGACGGATGGACCGTCTGCACAGACGACGGACTGCCATCGGCACAATGGGAAAGTATGCTTCTGATTACCGAAAACGGCAACGAGATATTGACTGAATAA